A region of Deinococcus cellulosilyticus NBRC 106333 = KACC 11606 DNA encodes the following proteins:
- a CDS encoding sensor histidine kinase, which translates to MLSPHHLHMMRIAALCTWAVMGVPVVFNALVRHTVSPLGFVIWGASSLVFALAFWSSTREQLKPQPDPARSVTLLWVQSISGVINVWDGLYGFSAFFLVLVAMQLLPTFSLREVQKLLPTLQSGEAAPRIRIRGAVLWMLGQTAAVAFVHGLRHGWLGVAPLVAAYIGFQLYVLFSSHLAASERRSRQVLEQAYAEVRATQGLLLDSSRLSERLSIARELHDVAGHHLTALSLNLEVAVHSEPRRLEYLQKSQVLAKLLLSGVRETVTALRGEATLNVTEALHTLIQNVPGPQIHLDVPQNLLLSDPLRAQILVRCVQEIITNAMRHAEAEHLHIQVVRDAEAVQLTATDDGLGLQEGQKEGNGLRGMRERLAEVAGHLEVHGAPGQGTRIFLTLPLGGNA; encoded by the coding sequence ATGCTCAGTCCCCACCACCTGCACATGATGCGGATTGCTGCCCTGTGCACCTGGGCGGTGATGGGTGTGCCTGTGGTGTTCAATGCCCTGGTCCGGCACACCGTTTCTCCACTGGGATTTGTGATCTGGGGGGCCAGTTCGCTGGTGTTTGCGCTGGCTTTCTGGAGCAGCACCAGAGAACAGCTGAAACCGCAGCCGGACCCTGCGCGCAGTGTCACCCTGCTGTGGGTGCAGAGCATCTCAGGGGTCATCAATGTGTGGGATGGTCTTTATGGTTTTTCTGCTTTTTTTCTGGTGCTGGTGGCCATGCAGCTTCTTCCGACCTTCTCTCTGAGGGAGGTGCAGAAACTGCTGCCCACCCTGCAGTCTGGAGAGGCAGCCCCCAGAATCCGCATTCGGGGTGCTGTGCTGTGGATGCTGGGGCAGACCGCAGCGGTGGCCTTCGTGCATGGCCTGAGACACGGCTGGCTTGGGGTTGCACCGCTGGTGGCGGCCTACATTGGTTTTCAGCTGTATGTGCTGTTCAGCAGCCATCTGGCGGCCAGTGAGCGCAGGTCACGTCAGGTGCTGGAACAGGCCTATGCAGAGGTGCGGGCCACCCAGGGCCTGCTGCTGGATTCCAGCCGCCTTTCGGAGCGCCTGAGCATTGCCCGTGAGCTGCATGATGTGGCCGGGCACCACCTGACCGCCCTCAGCCTGAATCTGGAAGTGGCGGTGCACAGCGAACCCAGACGGCTGGAGTACCTGCAGAAAAGCCAGGTGCTGGCAAAACTGCTGCTGTCCGGGGTGCGGGAAACCGTCACGGCCCTGCGGGGTGAGGCCACCCTCAATGTCACAGAGGCCCTGCACACCCTGATTCAAAATGTGCCGGGTCCACAGATCCATCTGGATGTCCCGCAGAACCTGCTGCTTTCTGATCCGCTCAGGGCACAGATTCTGGTGCGCTGTGTGCAGGAGATCATCACCAATGCGATGCGCCATGCCGAAGCCGAGCACCTGCACATCCAGGTCGTCCGCGACGCAGAGGCGGTGCAGTTGACGGCAACCGATGATGGTCTGGGCCTCCAGGAGGGGCAGAAGGAGGGCAATGGCCTGAGGGGCATGCGTGAGCGTCTGGCAGAGGTTGCGGGCCATCTTGAAGTGCACGGTGCTCCAGGGCAGGGCACCCGCATCTTTCTGACCTTGCCCCTGGGAGGAAACGCATGA
- a CDS encoding DUF721 domain-containing protein → MKEFNDLLFRMMRRQGIQGGVERARAVAVWPQVVGPQLSKMTRARAVQDRVLIVEVQDSVVAHHLSLQRTRFVSKLSEVLGEGKVQDIKFVVGTVHTPVDQPRPTPPPKLTARDLETVEHMLEGVPEHFRDTARKAAEAVLQSKRLRHQKGFKPCPACKTLTDREDLCLPCRDLTLSTQVQAVAKKLQANPDLQFEVSKFPFLTEDGMKVAAHLAFQQVQKQLSDVLLEFIQSKGETSLQKLLQERSYVMLALEYHQKLDSIDRKWWKKLPEPVQHALKVETYR, encoded by the coding sequence TTGAAAGAGTTCAATGACCTGCTCTTCCGCATGATGCGCAGACAGGGCATTCAGGGTGGGGTGGAACGTGCCCGTGCCGTCGCCGTCTGGCCGCAGGTGGTCGGGCCGCAACTCAGCAAGATGACCCGTGCCCGTGCCGTGCAGGACAGGGTTCTGATTGTCGAGGTGCAGGATTCGGTGGTGGCCCATCACCTGTCTTTGCAGCGCACCCGTTTTGTCAGCAAACTTTCAGAGGTGCTCGGGGAGGGCAAGGTGCAGGACATCAAATTCGTGGTGGGCACCGTGCACACTCCGGTGGACCAGCCCAGGCCCACCCCTCCACCCAAACTGACCGCACGTGATCTTGAGACCGTCGAACACATGCTCGAAGGGGTCCCCGAGCACTTCAGGGACACCGCCAGAAAGGCCGCAGAGGCCGTGCTGCAATCCAAACGCCTGCGTCACCAGAAAGGCTTCAAGCCCTGCCCGGCCTGCAAGACCCTCACCGATCGGGAGGATTTGTGCCTGCCCTGCCGGGACCTGACCCTCAGCACCCAGGTTCAGGCGGTGGCCAAGAAGTTGCAGGCCAACCCGGACCTGCAATTCGAAGTGAGCAAGTTCCCCTTTCTGACCGAAGACGGCATGAAGGTGGCGGCCCATCTGGCTTTCCAGCAGGTGCAGAAACAGCTCAGCGATGTGCTGCTGGAATTCATCCAATCCAAAGGGGAGACCTCTCTGCAAAAACTCCTGCAGGAAAGGTCTTATGTGATGCTGGCCCTGGAGTACCACCAGAAGCTGGACTCCATTGACCGCAAATGGTGGAAGAAGCTTCCAGAACCTGTGCAGCACGCCCTGAAGGTTGAAACGTACCGCTGA
- the recF gene encoding DNA replication/repair protein RecF (All proteins in this family for which functions are known are DNA-binding proteins that assist the filamentation of RecA onto DNA for the initiation of recombination or recombinational repair.): protein MLVILRLLTTLNYRNLCDQDMAFEQGIHSISGLNGQGKTNVLEALYLVLTGVVDAGRLQQLVRFEETEAYVRATLERDEGQSIAEVGIGRGKRLMKLDGVRVKSAELLRGGAVFIAPEDSDIVFGSPSVRRKFLDDLLSKISARYAQALDLYQKNLAQRNAALKNDEQWALEVFDAKLAELGTLVMDLRQRAIQKIQKYASEAHTRIGGRGELGVTLQETTSIEGYARDFLLKRSEEFARQSTVIGPHRDDLVLTLRGQPASDFASRGEARTIALALRYAEYELLFERYQENPILLIDDFSAELDPERRTALIELARRSPQALITGTEPLPHAEHHYRMQGGRLERVQ from the coding sequence ATGCTCGTGATTCTGCGCCTCCTCACCACCCTCAACTACCGCAATCTCTGTGATCAGGACATGGCATTTGAACAGGGCATCCACTCCATCTCCGGCCTCAACGGGCAGGGAAAAACCAATGTCCTGGAAGCCCTTTATCTGGTTCTGACCGGGGTGGTGGATGCAGGAAGGCTGCAGCAACTGGTGCGTTTTGAAGAGACGGAAGCCTACGTGCGGGCCACCCTGGAGCGCGACGAGGGCCAGAGCATCGCCGAAGTTGGGATTGGTCGGGGCAAACGCCTGATGAAACTCGATGGAGTGCGGGTCAAGAGTGCAGAACTGCTGAGGGGCGGAGCCGTTTTCATTGCCCCAGAAGACAGCGACATTGTGTTCGGAAGCCCGAGTGTGCGCCGCAAGTTTCTGGACGACCTGCTCTCCAAGATCAGTGCCCGCTATGCCCAGGCCCTGGACCTCTACCAGAAAAACCTCGCCCAGCGCAATGCTGCCCTCAAGAACGATGAGCAGTGGGCGCTTGAAGTGTTTGATGCCAAACTCGCAGAACTCGGGACGCTGGTCATGGATTTGCGTCAGAGGGCCATTCAGAAAATCCAGAAGTACGCCAGTGAAGCCCACACCCGCATTGGTGGTCGGGGCGAACTGGGTGTCACTTTGCAGGAAACCACCTCCATTGAGGGGTACGCCAGGGATTTTCTGCTGAAACGCTCGGAGGAATTCGCACGCCAGAGCACCGTGATTGGGCCTCACAGGGATGATCTGGTGCTGACCCTGAGGGGTCAGCCTGCATCGGATTTTGCCAGCAGAGGAGAGGCCAGAACCATCGCACTGGCCCTCAGGTATGCGGAATACGAACTGCTGTTTGAACGCTACCAGGAAAACCCCATCCTGCTGATCGATGATTTCAGTGCCGAGCTGGACCCCGAACGCCGCACTGCCCTGATCGAGCTGGCGCGCCGCAGTCCGCAGGCATTGATCACGGGCACAGAACCCTTGCCCCACGCAGAACACCACTACCGCATGCAGGGAGGACGCCTTGAAAGAGTTCAATGA
- a CDS encoding PadR family transcriptional regulator, which translates to MDANTLKGHLDLILLATLEKEPLYGLRIIQEVQVQTEGYFTFKEGTLYPALHRLEKAGWIDTETQPSPIGGPPRKYYKLTESGLKALQDKRQEWQSFQQAMRAFGGNRHAKTH; encoded by the coding sequence ATGGACGCCAACACTTTAAAAGGACATCTGGACCTGATCCTGCTGGCCACACTGGAAAAAGAACCCCTTTACGGCCTGCGCATCATTCAGGAAGTGCAGGTGCAGACCGAAGGGTATTTCACCTTCAAGGAAGGCACCCTCTATCCTGCCCTGCACCGCCTGGAAAAAGCAGGCTGGATTGACACCGAAACGCAACCCTCACCCATCGGCGGGCCACCCCGCAAGTATTACAAATTGACAGAATCAGGCCTGAAAGCCCTGCAGGACAAACGCCAGGAATGGCAGAGCTTCCAGCAGGCCATGCGCGCCTTCGGAGGGAACAGACATGCAAAAACGCATTGA
- a CDS encoding YiaA/YiaB family inner membrane protein produces MEHPTLRQDTGAWILQVWLSFLISIGLTLVGIVQLDADLWSKGYMFMGLFFTVGSSFTLAKTIRDQQEIQRMVNRFTDAKTEKIIAEYEMKRP; encoded by the coding sequence ATGGAGCACCCCACATTAAGACAGGACACTGGCGCATGGATTCTGCAGGTCTGGCTCTCTTTTCTGATTTCCATCGGACTCACGCTGGTGGGCATCGTTCAACTGGATGCTGACCTGTGGAGCAAGGGGTACATGTTCATGGGGCTCTTCTTCACGGTGGGTTCGAGTTTCACCCTGGCGAAAACCATCCGGGACCAGCAGGAAATTCAGCGCATGGTGAACCGCTTCACGGACGCCAAGACCGAAAAGATCATTGCCGAATATGAAATGAAGCGCCCCTGA